In Thermodesulfovibrionales bacterium, the following proteins share a genomic window:
- a CDS encoding homoserine dehydrogenase, which translates to MGKDRIVVGVIGFGTVGSGTVKILLDNRGVIAERTGFDLVLKRISDLDISRDRGIRLGEGILTTKAGDVLDDSEIDIVVELIGGIHPAKDFIIRAIENKKHVVTANKALLATEGNEIFREAGKHGVEVGFEASVAGGIPIIKVMREGLVANRILNMYGIINGTSNYILSRMTDEGSEFSAALKEAQKLGYAEADPTFDIEGIDSAHKLAILASLAYGIPLSYESVYKEGITKITPQDIEFASELGYKIKLLTIAKAVNGEVELRVHPTMIPSDYLISKVDGVFNAIYVEGDAVGSTLYYGRGAGDMPTGSAIVSDIVDIARNIRLNATGRVPLIRTAPSGLKVRKMDDVESMYYFRFSALDSPGVLSKISGILGDNNISIASVIQKGRRVGGAVPLVVLTHRAKERDVLGAIRSIDDLPVVTDKTHFIRVEGKE; encoded by the coding sequence GTGGGGAAAGACCGCATCGTTGTAGGGGTGATAGGGTTCGGGACCGTCGGAAGCGGCACGGTGAAGATCCTTCTCGATAACAGGGGGGTCATCGCGGAAAGGACGGGTTTCGATCTCGTCCTCAAGAGGATTTCTGACCTCGACATCAGCAGGGACAGGGGAATCCGGCTCGGCGAAGGAATCCTCACCACGAAGGCCGGGGATGTCCTGGACGATTCTGAGATAGATATCGTTGTCGAACTCATCGGCGGGATTCATCCGGCAAAGGATTTCATCATCCGGGCGATAGAAAATAAGAAGCATGTCGTGACGGCAAACAAGGCGCTCCTCGCCACTGAGGGGAACGAAATATTCAGAGAGGCCGGGAAGCACGGCGTCGAGGTCGGTTTCGAGGCCTCTGTCGCGGGCGGTATCCCGATCATCAAGGTGATGCGGGAAGGGCTCGTGGCGAACAGGATTCTGAACATGTACGGCATCATCAACGGCACCTCAAATTATATCCTGAGCAGGATGACCGATGAGGGGAGTGAATTTTCGGCGGCGCTGAAAGAGGCCCAGAAACTGGGGTACGCAGAGGCAGACCCCACGTTCGATATCGAAGGCATAGATTCCGCCCATAAGCTGGCGATACTCGCGTCCCTGGCCTACGGCATCCCTCTCTCCTACGAGTCCGTCTATAAGGAAGGGATCACGAAGATTACGCCTCAGGATATAGAATTCGCATCGGAGCTCGGTTACAAGATAAAGCTTCTCACCATCGCGAAGGCGGTGAACGGAGAGGTTGAACTCAGGGTTCACCCGACGATGATCCCGTCGGATTATCTCATATCAAAAGTTGACGGCGTCTTCAATGCGATCTATGTGGAAGGAGATGCCGTGGGATCGACGCTCTATTATGGGAGGGGCGCAGGAGATATGCCGACGGGAAGCGCGATTGTCAGTGACATCGTCGATATCGCCCGTAACATCAGGCTGAATGCCACGGGGAGGGTTCCCCTTATCAGGACAGCTCCCTCAGGCCTGAAGGTGAGGAAGATGGACGATGTGGAGTCCATGTACTACTTCAGGTTTTCCGCACTCGACAGTCCGGGGGTCCTCTCAAAGATATCGGGGATCCTCGGCGATAACAATATCAGCATCGCCTCGGTAATACAGAAGGGCAGACGCGTCGGAGGTGCGGTGCCCCTCGTGGTTCTGACCCACAGGGCGAAGGAGAGAGATGTGCTCGGGGCGATCAGGTCCATCGACGACCTTCCCGTGGTGACGGACAAGACGCACTTCATCCGGGTTGAGGGAAAAGAATAG
- a CDS encoding sulfurtransferase TusA family protein: protein MEEIKPDKTINIKGHVCPYTFVKSKIAIENMEIGQVLEILLDYEEASRSIPKSMEDHGHTILKLEKINETDWIIRVRKEKE, encoded by the coding sequence ATGGAAGAGATTAAACCGGACAAGACGATCAATATCAAAGGGCATGTCTGCCCCTATACCTTCGTAAAATCGAAGATCGCGATCGAGAACATGGAGATCGGCCAGGTGCTCGAGATACTTCTCGATTATGAGGAGGCATCAAGATCGATCCCGAAATCGATGGAGGATCACGGGCATACGATCCTGAAGCTCGAAAAGATCAACGAGACGGACTGGATCATCCGGGTGAGAAAAGAGAAGGAGTGA